TGCCGCCTTTTTTTCCCGAACAAGGGGTGTTTCTTGCCTGCGTATCAAGAGGGAGTAGGGTCAGGATCAGGCACAAGAATAGCCACTTCATACTTGTCTCTCGCTGGAAGTCCGTTTTTTGCCCTGGCAATGGCGGTTGGCAGGACACGGATACAGTAATGATTGTTATGCTCTGCGATAAAGCAGATTTTTATTCATGGATGAGCTCATGCGAATCTTAATGCTTGTTCCCGCATTTTTGTTGGCCGCTTGCCAAAGTGCCGTACCCACTGAGAAGGTGGGCAGTTACGCCTGGCTGGAAAAGGTGGATCGTCAACTGGCCGTGTCCGATGGCCAGGGACATGGGCCGGATTACGCCTCGCAGGAATGGTGCAATGTAGTCCATTTCCGTTTGTATGGCCAGATAGCTGAAACCCCCGTGCCGTGTGATCAGGCATGGATGGAGCAGGTCGATCAGCAGTTGAAAAAACGCTAGGCCCTTTATGGGCTTACAAGTAGGGTGGCGAAATGCAAACCCATGCTCTGTCTGTGCTTTGTCTGGCCCTCTCTCCCCCGCCTTAACCCGATTGCTAGCTTGGGTCATCCATCGTGTGCTCGAATCGAAGTGATGTCATCTCCTTAACGCTCCAAGCCGTTAGCCTGATAAAACAAGCTCAGTTCGCGCGGGTTGCGCAGCCTGACTTTAGCTAAACTGCTTTTCTCGAAAACAGTCAGGTATTTATGGCGATTGGGCGGGGTGACAATGGCGATGTGTCGGATCATGTCCCATTTCAGACGGTCTTTGCTACCTGGCAGCGCACCCTGTCGTTTACGTTCCAACAGGGTGCGCCGAAAATAGCGCAGCAAACTAGCTGCCGTGGATATTTCCAGCACGATAAAACCGGTGGCCCGTTCCAGACGAGGGGCTAGGTAGCGTGTGTAATTGCCGTCCATCACCCATTGTTCCCGCGCAATTGCGGCAGCATGTAAGGCGGCAAATTCAGCGTCGGGTCGCGGTACCCAGTCCGTGTGCGGCAGGTGGTAGAGCGGATCCAGGTGGATGGCGGGAAGTGCAAGCTTGCGTTCGATGGCTTTAGCCAGGGTGGATTTGCCGCTATTGGAGGGGCCCAATATGCAGATGCGCGGGCCCAGTTGTTCAAGAGAAAGCATGGTGCAAAAAAAGAGTAGGTTGAACAAAAGTCTTTCGGCTTGCGAATAGGGCTGCCTGATTATCCCCATATCCGCTGTCTGAATGTGACGCTACACTGCTGGGGTCGCGGCACCGGCCGTTTTTACTTTTTTGTGTCCATCATGGCTAAGATCCTTCCTATCTTGATGTTGGTCGTCTCCAATGTGTTCATGACGATTGCCTGGTATGGGCATTTGAAGTATCCCAACAGCCCCCTGCTTAAAGTGGTGCTGATCAGTTGGGGCATTGCCCTGGTGGAGTACTGCCTGGCAGTACCGGCTAATCGTTTAGGACACACCGTCTATAGCGCAGCCCAGTTAAAGACCATGCAGGAGGTGATTACCTTGCTGGTCTTTGTCGTGTTTTCGGTGCTGTATCTCAAAGAGAGCTTCACACTCAACCATCTGCTGGGCTTTACGTTGATTGGTGCGGGGGCATTTTTTATTTTTTACGGACCCTTGAAGTAGCCCATAGGGGGCGTGTCTGTGGCATAAAAAAAAGCCTCGCATGATGCAAGGCCCCAAACCGGATAAATAGGGAGGTGAAAAATGTTATCCGGTCATTCCATACTACGGACGGGCGGGGGCGCTGACTAGGTTCAAAGCATAGCAGTGAGTAACTATTTGTGGCTCATGCGCATAACGTTGTCAGACCCAGGGGAATGGGTCTGGGTCTAAGCATGCCGCTCCATCACAAGTTCCGAAGCTGCCTCAACAATAAACCCCAAGGCCGAAGCAAACTCCAGCCTTGGGGCAGGTGAACCGATTTCTGGCTCGTTCAGTCGGGGCGAGCCCCTTACTGGCTGACTTGCTCAGACTCCACGACCATGTCCAGCACGTCGGCCTTGGATGAGGCGTCGGCGGGCACATTCTTTAGTTCATACCGATTGATGCGCAGTACGTTACGCACGCCAGGGGTATGGGTGTAGCCTTCGATATCACCGTAGTAATACATCCATTCACCGGTATGGGTTTTGACGCCTGCATCGTTATATTGAATTTCTCGTACTTTCAGGCACTGATAGTTTGGCATCATGGGGTGTGAACATGCCTCGCGCTGAGCCGCCACTTCCAGAAACACGCGGGTGGGTTCGCTGCCGTAACGGGTGGAAGCTGTCGGTTCACCCTTCAGGCGCCATTTGGTACCGTCCTTGAAGTTCAGGGTCAGAACGGGGGCGGGGTTGTCCGGGGCGGAATCCGCCTTGGCCATGCTCCAATCTGTTGCCGTCGGAAGCAGTTTGCCCACGGCCTGCTCATTGCGCATCAGCTCGGGGTCTGAACACATTTTCATCGTGCTCACGGGCGAGGTAAACGTGATCTTGGAGCCCTTGATGGTGTAGCCGCTACCCAGAACATTGCACAGATTGTCTACTGACATCATGTTGTCGGTGAAATTCAGGGTAACTGGCTCTCCGTTTGCACCCGTTATGCCAGGGGCTTGCTGGCCACTTTTGTCGGCGGTCGCAAACAGGCGCCAGTGGTAAGCCTGTAAAGAGTTTTCTTTGTCCATCTGGCGCTCGGAAGGGGCGGTATTGCTGCTGTTTGGAGCCGCACAGGCGGCCAGACCCATTAAGGCCAGTGAACCAATCGTCAACTTGAGGGTTTTTGTCATGGGTGGTTTCCTTGATGAGTCATTGGGCTACCGGATGGGGTAGCCCTGGGTTGAAAATAGGCAGTCAGGGTGGGAGTGGCCGGATCGGTCAGTCCCCGCTGCCGGTTCAAGATTGAGGCAAAGCCTGTATCTGATTATCGAGACTTTCGCGCAAGGAATCTGGCAAGGATAGTAAACGTGCCAGCTCGTCCAGATAGGCGCGTTCCATATAGCTTTGTTCATCAATCACCAGAGCGCTGGTCAGATAAATTTCGGCCGACATCTCGGGGGTCTGAGCCAATTGGGCAATGGCCTGAGGATCGACAGGTTTGTGCAGTTCTTGCGAGAACCAGTGACGGGCCTGCTCGGGGGCGGGCATCTTGTTGATCTCTGCATCGATCAGTTCACGCTCGGCATCACCAATATGACCATCTGCCTTGGCAGCGGACACCAGGGCGGCCAGGATGACCATGGCGTGCGTGTCGGCTTGCCCAGTGGCTGCCACTGGTAGCGGCGCGGCCGGAACAGCTTGCACTGGCGCGGGTGTCGCTTGCTTACCCGCATTCTGTTCCTGCCAGTTTTGATAGACTTTGACGGCCAGCGCGCCCAGCGCGGCTGCTCCCCCATAGGCAGCCATGGAGCCGCCCATTTTGCGGAATTTTTTGTTGCCCAGCAGTACGCCCAGAACGCCGCCAACTACGGCGCCGCCGCCAAAACCGCTGGCCTGCTCACTCAGTTTTTTCCCCAGTCCGGAAGAATTCAACTGACCTTGGCCCTGTTTCAGCGCGCCTTGGCCGCTTTGCAGAATTTGTTGCAACATTTGCTGTAGTGACATGGATTCGCTCTATCAGAGGTAAACAGTAGCTTCGTTATAAACTACTTTATTAGGTAAGCCCGCGTACAATTGTAAGCAGACCTGCCGAAGAAGATGCCCTAAGAGGACACGTGCGGCACGGAGAATTTGCTATCGTATGTCCAGATCAATCCATATAGGCGCGGGCGCGCCGATATCAAGGGGGGAAGGGCTTAACTCGCTCTGCATATTATGAAACTGACACGCACTGTCTTTGCTTTATCCGTTGCGCTGGCTGCCCTGGCCGCTCCGGCCCATTCCCAAGTCAAAATCGGCGTTATCGCTTCGGCGACCGGGCCGACGGCGGTCGTCGGTTTGCCACAGCGCAATACGGTTCCTTTGCTGCCGACCAAGATGGGGGATCTGACGGTGGAGTACATCTCCATGGATGATGCCAGTGATCCGAATCAAACGGTGACCTTGTTCAAGAAAATGATCTCCGAGGACAAGATCGATGCCTTGATTGGGCCGACAGGCTCGCCCAATGCCATGGGGCTGATTCAGTTTGCGGCCGATTCGGGCACGCCGGTATTGGCCCCGGTGGGTGCGGCCTCGGTGGTGCTGCCCATGACCGAGCAGAAAAAGTGGATTTTCAAGACCACGCAAAATGATGACATCATTGCGCAGGCCCTGGTCAAGCATATGGTCGACAATGGTGTGAAGACCGCAGGTTTTCTGGGTTTCAACGATGCGTATGGCGAGAGCTGGCTGACGGTGTTCAAAGAGCTGGCCGAGGCGAACAATATCGACATTGTGGCGACCGAACGTTATGTGCGCTCGGACACGTCGGTCACCGGCCAGGCCTTGAAGATTTACGCGGCCAAACCGGATGCGGTGCTGGTTGCAGGTACGGGTGCTGCGGCGGTGTTGCCCCAGGTGACCCTGGTCAAACAGGGTTACAAAGGGCAGATTTATCAAACACACGGGGCTGCTTTACCGGCTTTTCTGAGTCTGGGCGGCGAACAGGTGGAGGGGACGATTCTGGCAGCCAGCCTGATGCTGGTCTTGCCAGAGATTGCGGACAGCAATCCAGCCAAACCCATTGCGCAGGACTATATCCAGCGTTATACCGAACGCTACGGTCAGGCTCCTGCTACCTTTGGCGCCAATGTGTATGACGCGGGTCTGTTGCTGGAGAAGGCGGTTCCGGTTGCTGCTGCCAAGGCCAAGCCCGGCACCCCCGAGTTTCGTTCCGCTTTGCGTGATGCTCTGGAGCAAACGCGTGATCTGATCGCTACGCAAGGTGTCTATACGATGACGCCTGAAGATCACAGTGGCTTTGACGAGCGTGGGCGTGAGCTGATTACGGTGCGTGACGGCCAGTGGCGTTTGCTCAAGCCCTAAGAAACAAGCCTTACGATGAAAAAACGCGGCTCGGGCCGCGTTTTTTCTGGTTAAAGACTGCAGAACAAGCCAGCCTGTTCAAGTCGCTTGGTTGGGCAGGCTGAGCAAAATGTGAGGCTCTTCAACTTCCAGCTCTGTTTTCAGGTACTTGGAACCAAAACGGCTAAGCGCCACGATCAGTTTGGCGGGAATGCCATCCAGCAAAATGTAGTAGTCCTGCTGGCCTTGCTCGATATGTCGGACAACCTCGGGTTGTGAGTGTTGCCAGCCTGCGCCTCCAAGATGGGTGATTCGTTCGTAAGGGTCCCGACGCATATCTTTCGTGACGTATGCAACCTCGATCATTTGCCACCTCATGAAGTTCTTGTTGGGACCTTCATCATTGGGCATATGCCGGTTGGCAGCCATTAGGGATTTTACGAAGCTTAAGACTTAGACTTTCAAGGCCTTGATTAAATAGGGGTCCAGATCCGGCTGGCGCAGCAGCCAGTTTTTATAGTCTTGTGGCACATCGGCAATGGCCATGCCCTTGTGCTTGCCAAAGTGCAGTGTGGTCGGGATACGAGCGTGTTCAGAGAGCTGCCATAACTGCTCCCAAGTATGAATATTCTGGGTCAGGCCCAACAGATGCTGCAGAAGCGACAGACAATTGCGCACATCTGCCAATGCACTGTGCGCATGACGCAGACGCTCACGCGCGTTGGCGCGGTCAATATGATAGATCAGGGCAGATTGGCTGTAGCTGTCCAGTCCTGGTATCAAGTGACGGGCCAGGGCCAGCGTGCAAATGCGCTTGACCGCCGGGTAAGCGGCCACACCCCAGTCATAATCGACGTTATGACCAATAATGTATTGGGTGTCGGCAGGCAGCTTGAACTCGGTATGAGAAGGGCAGTCTTGTAGCTCTTCGTCGTAAATGTGGTGCGTGGCCAGAGCGCCCAGAGTATTGGGCTCATCGGGTCGGTAGCGTTGTTCGAACTCTTCGTTGACCAGCAAGAAGACAGGGTCGCTCAAACGCAGCCAGGCCGCCTCAATCACTTGAGGTTTGGCGGAGCCGGTGGTTTCAGTATCAAACAGCAGGGCAGACATACGCAATCGCTAACAGACAAAGCTGTCATGGTAGTGCATGTGTTCTGCTTTGCCTATACAGGTTTGAGCCGGAAGCCTTCGGGAATGCCCCAGCGGTTGGTGCGCAACAGCCAGTGAGTCTGACAGCTCAGGCAACGGTACTGGGTTTCGTGCGCCCCGTCGGCAGAAGGGGGGTGCTGACCGAGTAAGCGCAAATCAGCGTGCGCTTGGCTGGTGCTTACTCCGTGCGGCAAGGTCAAACACGCCTGGCACAAAGGTGAGGCATAAACTGACGCCATATTACCGCTCCCTGATGGTTTGTTTCGTTTTGACACATCAGTATCGGTTTGCTTACGGGTAACGTCAAGTCCCTGTTTGGGGTTCGGGAAACGGGTAGGAAAAGCTCTGGTCCCGGCCCGCCCGTTTAGCCTCATACAGGGCTTTGTCGGCTTGGCGAAGCAGGGCATGCAGATCCAGGGTGGAAGGCTCCAGAGTGGCAACCCCCAGGCTGGCGGTCATGGTCAGTTGCTGCTGATTGTCCAGAGAAAACGGCAGCAAGGCGATGCTTTTGCGGACTCGCTCGGCCACGGTATGCGCTTGAGCGGCCCCGCAGTCTGGCAGCAAAATGCCGAACTCCTCACCTCCTAGCCGCCCGCATAAGTCGGTATCGCGCAACGCCAAGGAAATGCGTTGCGTAATGGCGCTCAGGGCCAGATCGCCGACATGATGGCCATGCGTGTCGTTAATGGGCTTGAAGTGGTCGATATCCAGAACAATGACGCTGACGGGGATATGTTTCAGGCGGCATTGGGTCAATGCATCCTGGCTTTGCTGGTAAAAAGCCTGTTTGTTGAGCAGACCTGTCAGGGCATCGCGGTGCGCCAGTCGCTGGAGTTTCTCCACCGCCAGATTGCGTGCCGACATCAGGCTGGCGCAGGTAATGCAGGCCAGGGCAATAGAAGCGATTCCAATCCGCAAGGACAACAAATCCAGCGATGTGTGTAACTGGCTGGGCAGAAAGTACACCGGCGGGTTCAGGGCGAAAAGTGTCCAGAGTACGTAAAACAAGGTCAGTAGCGTGGTGGAAAAGAGCGAATAGCTCAACGCGCACCACAATAAAGGCAGAACGGGAAAGGCCATTGAGCCTGGGCCGTCAATCAGCAGGCTCAATAAGCTGGTCAGCAGTAACAATAAAGCGGGTGCCAACTGAGCCAGGCTTGTCAGGTGAGGTTCATTCCAATATTCCAGAAAACGGCGTAGGGGACGGGAAGGGGCCGTTAGAATGACCGGAAGGATCGCCGCGTAGGAAATCATGCCCGTCAGCATCCAGGACAAAATGGCCAGTGACAAAGGCTGGGAGGTATGCAGATACAAGGCAAGGCCGCCTAGCAAGGCCGACACCACGCAAGCCAGACTGCAGTAGGCAGCCAGGGTCAACATGGCCTGGGGGCGACGCAAAGATAGATCCAGCAAAGGGTTGTGCGTGATGAGCCAATAAGCCAGGCCCAAGCCGCTGGCGTCGGCCACGGTCAGTAATAGGGCGATAGGCAAGGGGTTGCCGGCAATCAGTTCGGCACACAGGTAGGCCACTACCACAATGGTCCAGTTAAGAACCTGCCGCCCCCAATCCGGGCGTCGAAGAAACAGCCCCAGAAGCACCGCTTCGGCTGGCCAGAAAATGGTCAGAGCGTCGTAATGGCGCAAGCGGGTACCCAGCAGGGTCAAGACCAAGACCAGGCTGAATAGAAGAAAACGAGAGAGAAAGGAGTGGCGCCGGGATGGGCGCAAGCAGAACGCCTGCTTTGGGTTCATATCCGTTGCCATAGGAGCGCCTGCTCGTCGTGGACGCTTTACAGCGTCGGATAAGTTTCAAGCCGCTACTATTTTAGGATGAAAGCGGAAATGTTTATTTCAAATTGTAATTATATGTTCTTAAATGAAATTAATGCGGGGTATTCCGCTTACCCCGCATTATCTGGCACACATCGCTTTAGTTCAAGGCGGGCATAGGATGACGAGGCGCCACGTGATGCACGTCCTGCAAACGGAAGCGGAACCGCACATTCGCATCCTGACTGTGAGCATCGGCCGTGTAGGTCGTGCAGCCATGTACGGGTGAACTGAAGATCACCGTGCCGGCCATGCGCGGGCCGTTTTTGGGTTGTAGATAAACCGTATCGCCAATGCGAATATCGGTTTTGTTCAGGGCAATATGCTCAGGACGCGAGATCAAGCCAGTTGGATAGATATTTTTCATGTTTTTTTCCTTATCGTGTGGCGTCATTACATCGTTTTTTTATTGAGATTTGATGACACCATGATGGACCGGACTCCACACGGAGACCAGGCCATTACTATTTCAATGTAGATCTTTGCTGACTGGACGACAAATGCACCAGACAAACAAGCTCTGTTGTGGCATGGACAGCGCCTTATTCGTTTGCCAAGCAAATGGACGCAGCGAGACCGCTACGATGCAAAAAATAAGTCTGGATGTGGCTGTCGTCGCCGTAGTGAATGAATACCCGCATGTTTGGGGGACATGCCAAAAGGTCAGCAGGACCTAAGTAGATGGGTACATTCCAAAAAAATTTGACCGCATATTTTTAATCTAATGGATGTGTTGCTGCGATCTGTCGTCTATTAAGACATGATTCGATGGCTTTGTCAAGATATAAAGCGGCAAAGTTATCGGAGGGCGATGTTTCTGACCCACGTCGTGGGGAGTGCTTGTCTTGGTATTTGGGGCTGCCTGTTCTGGCTGATCTAGAATGGATTCCTTGTCTTTTTGCCTTTTGTTGTCGCGACTCATGATTACCATTACCGGTTTGTTTACTCATCCCATCAAGTCCTGCGCAGCCCAGGCGCACCCGCAGGGGGTGCTGGCGAGTGTGGCAGGCCTGGCTTACGACCGAGAGTGGGTGGTGGTCGATCAGCAAGGCGTATTCATGACCCAGCGCCGCTGGCCCCGAATGGCTTTGATTCGCCCTGTTGTGCAGGATGGGCGAATCACCGTCCAGGCGCCCGGTATGGAAACCTTGTCCTGGTCTCTGGACGCGCCGGTCGGCGAGAACGTCGCCGTGTCGGTGCGTATCTGGAGCTCGGACACCTTGGGCCGGGATGAGGGCGACTTGGTCGCACACTGGTTCAGTGATTTTTTGCAAACCCCGTGTCGGGTGCTGCGCAGGCATAGCCGGGCCCGTCGTCATGTCTTGACCGAACGTGTGCGTCCCTGGGAAGAAAAGTCACAGGGCTGGCGTTCAATCGGCGATCAGCAACAGGGTTTTGGCTTTGCGGATGCACTGCCTTTCTTGTTTATCAATGAAGCGTCCGTGGAAGAATTGAATCGTCTGGTGCAGCAGTCCGGTGAGCAGGCCGTGCCCGTCGATCGTTTCCGTGCCAATGTGGTTTTCAAGGGTCTGCCTGCCTACGAGGAAGATTATGTCCTTGGCCTGAGCAGCGAAGGATTAAGTTTTGCCTTCGTTCGCCAATGTACTCGTTGCCCTATGCCTAACGTGAATCAGCTCACCGCCGAGATCGGCACGCAGCCAGGCCTGGCCTTGGCGCAAAGTCGCCAGTTTGCACAAGGTACCTTGTTCGGCATGCAGGCCATGCTGGTCGAGTCACCCGCTCAGAGGCTAACGATTGGTCAGACCCTGGATGTGGAATACAGTTTTTAGGGCGCTGGCGGGCTTGAGTGCCTGAGGGGCGGGCAAGAGGCTTCAGGCATAGTCCAGGGGCAGGCGTGTCGTGAACTTGATTTGCTCCATGGCAAAGCTGGAGCTGACATCGGTCAGCTCAATTTCCGAGATCAGGCGCTGGTAAACACGATCAAAACTCTTGATGTCCGGTACAACGACGCGTAGTAAATAATCGGTATCGCCGCTCATGCGATAGAACTCCACGATCTGAGGAATGGCCTCGACCACGGCGGAAAACTGGCTGTACCACTGCTTGTTGTGCTGATTCGTTTTGATGGCCACAAATACCGTGACACCCACATTCAGCTTTTCCGGGCTGAGCAGCGCCACTCGCTTTTCGATATAGCCATCTTGCTCCAACCGTTGTATGCGACGCCAGCATGGGGTGCTGGACAAACCGACACGATCGGCAATGTCCTGGATGGGCGAAGTGGCGTCGTTTTGCAGTATTTCCAGGATGTGCTTGTCGAACTTATCCAGCATAAGAAAAAATTCCCAATAAAAAGGATGGATGAGGATTTTTATTCTATTTATTCTCCCTATCCTAGGGTGAAAAGGCAATAATTGCCTGCCTGCTCTTGCGTAGACTGTTTCCATTCATCTCTTGTGAACAGGACCAGGAAAACAGCATGCAGGATTGCGATTATCAAAATACCCGTTTGACGCATATGGGTCGGGACAGCCGTGTGTCAGGCGGCTTTGTCAATGTACCCATTTGCCGGGGGTCGACCATTTTGGCCGACAATCTGGAGCAATGGACACAGCGCAAAGAGCCTGAAAACCCGTACGCCTCTTATGGTCGTTTCACCAACCCCACCTTGCAGACCCTGACACAGGCCGTGGCCGAGCTGGAAGGGGGATTTCAGGCCAGCGTGTTTCCTTCCGGTCTGGCTGCTTGTACCCACACCTTGCTGGGCATGCTGGAAGTGGGTGACCATTTGCTCTTGCCTGATTCGATTTATGGTCCGATGCGCACGTTTGCGCAGCAGGTGCTGGCTGGCCGGATGCGTATTCAGGTTCAGTTTTACGAGCCCTGCATCGGAGAGGGGATCGCCAGTCTGATTCGTCCCAACACCAAGGTCGTGTATGTGGAGTCCCCGGGTTCTGCCACTTTTGAAATCCAGGATATCCCCGCTATCGCGCGTTGCGCGCATGCAGCCGGGGCCTATGTATTGCTGGACAACACGTGGGCCACACCGTTGTTTTTCCAAGCTTTTGAGCACGGTGTGGATGTGTCCATACAGGCCGCCACCAAGTATTTGACCGGGCATTCGGATGCCTTGCTGGGGGTTGCGACTGCCAATGAGCGGGCTTGGCCTTTGCTGCGCCGTGCGGCACATGATTTTGGCCAGACAGCGGGGCCGGATGATGCCTTTTTGGCGTTGCGAGGCTTGCGCACCTTAGGCGTGCGCCTGCGTCAGCATCAGGCCAGCGCCTTGCAGATTGCGCGTTTTCTTGAACATCATCCGCAGGTGCGTCAGGTATTGCATCCCGCACTGGAATCGCACCCCGGGCATGCTATCTGGAAGCGGGACTTCACCGGCGCAACTGGCCTGTTCGGCGTGGTGCTCGAGCCCTTGAGCCACGAGCAGCTCTCACGCTTTTTTAAAGCCTTGCAACTGTTCGGTATTGGCCTGTCCTGGGGCGGCTTTGAAAGTCTGGCTTTGCCCATCGATATGCCCAAACGCAACGGGCGTGCCTTGTTTGGCGAAGGACAACTGCTGCGTTTGCATGTCGGGCTGGAGGAGCCCGGGCACTTACAGCAGGATCTGGCGCAGGCACTGGACGCGGCCTATGCGGTGGAAACGTCCGAAAACTCCGTAGGCTTGCGCTTAGTTGCCCAGCAGGCTTAATTGCTGGTTTTCTTGCCGGGCGATCAGGCGGCGTGTCTGCTCCTCGCTGATATCCAGGCTGGGGTCATCCAAGGATGGCTGCGCCGGGCTGGAGATGCGTTCTGCAATCCGGTTCCAGCGCAAACCCAGTTTGCTGGGCTTGGCAGGACGGCGACGACTGCGAGGAGCGGTTTCGTGTTGGTCCGGTGAGTATTGGGTGAGATCAAACTGGCCGGTCACAATCCCCACTTGCTTGAGCAAGACCATGGCTTGCAGGGGGCTTTTGAAGCTGCGTGGATCTTTACTGCGGGCGGTGACCAGCACCGCCTGTCCGGCACGCGTGGCTACCTGTACAAAAAAATGATTGCCTTGTCCTTTGATGGACACACCCAAAATTCCCCCTGCCTGCGTGGCGGCACGCAGTTGCTGAAGGGTAAAGGTGACGATTGCGCCTTGACAGGGCAAAGAGGACATAAATTAGCGCTCAATAAAAAAAGCCCGCCGTGGCGGGCTGGCCGGGCAAATAGCTGCGTCCCCCAAGAGGAGACTCAAGGGCGACATTATGCCAAAAAATAGTCGGCTCGTGGTTTGTGCCGCGCAAGAGAGCTCGCCTCAGACCCAGTCACCTCTCAGGCGCTTGCCGGAGCGCACAGGCGCGGCAAAATGTGATTGGCCAGCAAGGGGGCGAGGGTCAGAGAACGGATTTCTTGAGGGCTGACCCAGCGGGCTTCCTCCAGTTCGGCTGCCGCCTGGATGTCGCGCTCTACTGATAGCGTAAACACATGGGCATGAACCATATGGCCGGGCTCGTTGGCGGCGGGACTTTCAAAGTACGCCTCATAGCGGGCCTGCGCGGTTTCCTGTGCTGTCAGCCCAAGCTCTTCCTCCAGTTCACGCTGCAAGGCTTGTAAAGGCGTCTCACCAGCCTCCAGCTTGCCACCCGCCTGCATGTAATAGGCGCTGCCACGTTTGCGGACCAGCAGGATTTGTCCGGCAGGATTGGTGATATAGGCCGCGGCCAGCAAGATGACAGGAGGAGACATGGAATCTTCAAGCAAAAAAGGAAGCCAGGATCGGTTCAAGCAGGCTATTTTTGCACAGGGCCTGAAGACGTGTCATCCAGGGTTTTGCTGCGGAGCAGATAACGGGTGGCAAAAATGCCGGGAATCAGCAAACCCAGACGGTACCAGCCCAAGTGGCTGGTCAACCACGCGGACACTGCCAGCGACAGCCACAAGATGATCAATGCTCGACGCTTGGCCTGGCGTGTCAGCCCCTGGCCGTTCTCCCAGTTGCGCAGGTAAGGGCCAAGATGGCGCTGATTCAGCAGCCATTGGTGAAAACGTGGGGAGCTACGCGAAAAGCACCAGGCGGCCAGCAGGACAAATGGCGTGGTGGGCAGCAAAGGCAAAATAGCGCCGGCAATGGCCAGCGCCACACAAATCC
This genomic interval from Alcaligenes ammonioxydans contains the following:
- the metC gene encoding cystathionine beta-lyase, with translation MQDCDYQNTRLTHMGRDSRVSGGFVNVPICRGSTILADNLEQWTQRKEPENPYASYGRFTNPTLQTLTQAVAELEGGFQASVFPSGLAACTHTLLGMLEVGDHLLLPDSIYGPMRTFAQQVLAGRMRIQVQFYEPCIGEGIASLIRPNTKVVYVESPGSATFEIQDIPAIARCAHAAGAYVLLDNTWATPLFFQAFEHGVDVSIQAATKYLTGHSDALLGVATANERAWPLLRRAAHDFGQTAGPDDAFLALRGLRTLGVRLRQHQASALQIARFLEHHPQVRQVLHPALESHPGHAIWKRDFTGATGLFGVVLEPLSHEQLSRFFKALQLFGIGLSWGGFESLALPIDMPKRNGRALFGEGQLLRLHVGLEEPGHLQQDLAQALDAAYAVETSENSVGLRLVAQQA
- a CDS encoding NUDIX hydrolase; translation: MSPPVILLAAAYITNPAGQILLVRKRGSAYYMQAGGKLEAGETPLQALQRELEEELGLTAQETAQARYEAYFESPAANEPGHMVHAHVFTLSVERDIQAAAELEEARWVSPQEIRSLTLAPLLANHILPRLCAPASA
- a CDS encoding YbaN family protein, translated to MMRYALLCAGWICVALAIAGAILPLLPTTPFVLLAAWCFSRSSPRFHQWLLNQRHLGPYLRNWENGQGLTRQAKRRALIILWLSLAVSAWLTSHLGWYRLGLLIPGIFATRYLLRSKTLDDTSSGPVQK